The Apium graveolens cultivar Ventura chromosome 10, ASM990537v1, whole genome shotgun sequence nucleotide sequence GTATTCCAATGCTATGTTTGGAAAGTCTTATCATGCATACTTGATAGTATAGCATAATAAACAGAAAAATGTGATGAAATGTTTGTGAAACCTTTTTCGGAAGAacaagaaagaaaagaaagtgaAAGAATTGTTTTCTAAGAATTGTTTGTGACTGGTTTTTTGTAAAGAAAAggaaaaaaactaaaaaaattgaaaatttgtGGTTAAGAGTTTATCTTTTGTCATTTTAGGTCTGAGTTTGATCCTCGCTCACCCCGATAATgaatttatgagaataaatagGTACTCATTTGTAAAGTTATAAGTCAtatttgtcgaaaaataataataattctggaTTCAAACATAACCTTGTATTGAGTAGTCATTCTATGCAGATTAATGTATATCATAGCAATGTAAACAATTTATGGTATTGCACTGGAGTTACTCTAGCAAGGAGGCAAACTGAAATGAGAGTGGCAAGGAATTGAACAATCAATACACACTTTGTTCTAAGCTTGTGAGAGTGCTTGCTCCACATTCTTCCACAAGATACGAGAACGACATCATATCAAAAAGAGAAGGATTTATTTATAAAGTTTGTGCAAGACACGGTCCTCAAACCCAAGACACACGGTCACACAGAGAGAAGGACAAACAAGAACAAATGAGCGCCACTGCACCAAAAGAGTTTCTGGACAAGGCAGAAACTATAGGACTACTGTTCCACAAATATCTTATCTTACAGAGTTTATATGTTTGAAGCCTTCTACGATTATTTATATGACAAGTCTGTTACCACCACCAGGCCGGCAGCTGCTGCTAGTCAGTAATCCCCATATTCCCGTACTATCTCCGCCCATATTATCTGTGCTCTGCTGGATGCTCTAGGGTAAAGCAGCAAATCTTGTGCTATCCGCAACTCTTGTAAAGGATTATCTCTAGGTTCCATGTTGAGTTTAAGCAGTCTGAGCGAAGGGGTAGATTCAAGCAAAAGTTTTACGAACTGAAGCTCGGGCTTTGTACCAGTCATTCCATATATTTCTACATTTTCAAGTTGGTCCATGATCATGTCGCTCTGTAGAGCCGTCAAGTGACTCAAGTTCGCATCTTTGCTTCTATTTACTTTACCGTACTACATTCAAGCATGCAAAATTTTATTATCATAACTAAGAGAGAAGTTTTAACTTGTCCAAATATTAGAAAATTCAGTTTCAAAATGCACACTCTGTTATGTGATTATTTAAGATAGCACGTATCAAATTCAGTTTAAAAATGCTTTTGAGAGACAAAAAAAGGGAATAAAACAATTTTACAATTGACACAAACAATACCAAATTTGAGTCAGTCTGGTAAAAAACAGGTAATGGAATCAGTTCTCACCAGGGATATGTAAAGATATCGCAGGTTGGGCGAACTTTTAATTAAGCACAGAACATAATGCAAATCACCCGAATCACAAAATCCAGCAGAATGTATGTACAAGTTCTCCAACGTTGCCATAGGCCTCTTCAAAACAGCTGTATCTGATTTCAAAGACTACATGTATATATCGAAAATTAGTTAAAATTTGAGACACGTTTGGCGGGATATTCACCTtaagtactccctccgtccctcccaattgttatcgtttctaaAAGAGTGTCTGACAatttaagatgaataaaaagtatagttctataacattttttaaaaaaattctttttctgaataaaagtttaaacattctatttttattcaaaaaaataattttttaaaaaaaagttataCAACTATACTTTATATTCATCTTAAACTGTATGCTCGATCCTTCTTCAGAAACGAACGATAACAATTGGGTGAGACAGAGGGAGTATAAATTAATCATAAATTGTAAGTTTTTTCACATTACCTCAAGGGAAAAGCCACCAAGGAGAAGACTATTGATTCTAGACATATTGCCTAACAGCTTGTCTAGATTGTTGATTTCAATCCTAGAGTTTTCCTGGAACAGATGTCTCATGAGACTGAGATTTGTCACCTTTTGCACGCACTCAAACCATCCCAAATCAATGTCTTCTTTATTAATACTGCCAGTTTCTATTTTCAGCAGAGTGAGATTGTTACTATTTTTAAACTGACATCCCAAATGTTCCATCCCACTGCATTCGTGCAAAACTAATTCCTCAAGTTGAGTGCCAAATGACATGTCACCGGTAATTTTGACACGATGTAATTCAACATTAACCAGATAACAAAAGCCTCCAAATTTACGGGGCGGATTCAGCATACATCGACTGAGGTTCAAATGAGTCAAGTCCAAACAGGAAAACAAAGAAGATGGGATTTTGTAGGGATCACATGATGGATTTATAAGTTTCAAATTTCTAACCCCATTTTTCGATATATTTTTAATCCATATTTCTTTATCTGAACAGTTATGAAGAAGTGAACACATCGGAATGTGTAAGGTGAAGTTCAGAATGGGGCCAATATGAGCTAAAAGAATATTACTAATGATTCTTGAACTTTTAGATGGTCGAGGTCTTTTCATTCCATTATGCAGCCTTGAGAAAAATATGTCATCAAAAACTAGGTGTGGGTTCGTTACCCATAAATCCCTCCATGTTGTGGAGAGGACACCCATTTTAGCTGCATCGTGAATCGACAGACGTTCTAGGATGAGATCTTTGATGTTACTCGGCATATTGCTGATTCTATCAACTGCAGTTCCAGAAGATTCTGCATCACGGGACATGATTCTGTAGGAGTAGATGATCAGGGACTAGAGTAACATAGGAGTATTAATTCTGTTTTGAAAACATGGCAGCTTGATTAATCACAAACGAAGTTACTCCTACATTATCATAATCATTTACCTAAATTACTACACAAACATATAAATGTACAAGATCTGAAACTATGCGCAACCATCAGCTACCAACACAACACAACACAACACAACACAACTATGACATCTGAAAAGAGGGAACAAATTTAATACTTGACCAGTTTTGATCGATTAGTCCAATTATTGGCCGATTATACTATTATTGACATATATTTAAGCCGATCCTAGCAGAACACACCACCGTGAGCCTAGTGATTAGCAGGACAATCAATCCGATTAATCGCCAGTTTCACCCTGATTCTAACATACATGTTAAAGTTTAACTAATCGTACAAACTACTACAAAGAGTCAAACAAGAATCAAAACATAATTGAAGTACGTTCTTTCAAAGACTTACAGGCCAAGCATATCGTACCTTTGTTTCAGTGGTGGTGGCTGCAGTAGAGGGGATTTAACTTGTGAGGAGTGATGGTAGAATATGAGCTGAGCATGAAAGAGTATATAAGAGAGAGGTTGGTTTAGGCTGCTGTCTGGATCCTGTAATTATTAAACATTACTTATGACTAGTGCAAACTCACTGATTATAGTGGTGCGACCTGATAGTCCACGAAATTAAGTTAAAGTCATTATAAAGATGTGGAAAGTTATAAAGTAGATTAATATACTATGCAAGTAGTGGTTTTAATACTGTGTTGTTCTTGCTTTCTTATACCTTAAGGCTTAAGCATCTTTTGCCTTAAAAGCTAAAGATACTAAACTGTTGATGCATGACAGCGACACCGACATGCAAATTGAAAACCCTGTTACCCTACAATGTCGAATGTCTGTCCCGAGTAACAAGATTTATATTTTGCAGAGCATTAACGTAATTTTGAAGTCGAATATAGCATTGCACTGGAGTAGTCATTCTATGCATCTAAATTTATATCATAGCAATGGAACTAAGTATGGTATTGTACTGGAGTTACTTTAGCAAGGAGGCAAGCTGAACTGAGAGTAGCAACTGGCAAGGAATTGGGCACAATTCACACTTTGTTTTTATCTTTTTGAGAGTGCATGCTCCAAATTCTTCTGCAACGGGGTGTATattcatttcagattttaaaggatCGATAATAATCcatgattttaaaagatttacGTTGATTTTAATTGTTCTTGAATTTTGACGTAGTTGATAGAAAAATCTTGTAGAGTCTAGCTGATTTTGTGAAATTTCCGgaaatccttcaaaatctcatgtattttaaagagatttcaaaatattaaaaatgaacTAGCAAATTCATCAAAATCCACGAGgttttcaaataaaaaaaatccACAAGACTTTTGAATGccatcagattttgatggatttttaaaaatctaaattgaataccgTCAGATTTCGgtatactttttaaaatctaaattgaatacactcATGTTTTAAAAAACTTTTTCTAATCTCTgttgaataccatcagattttaaaggattttttaAAATCCTAATTGAATACCTCATGATTTCAATAATCTAAAAAAATCCTTCAAAATCTTGATTGAATACATCCTCTTACAAACAGATATCAGATCCCAAAGAGAAGGATTTTTTGTGTTGCTATCAAGCAACAAGACACTAAACTAACGAAGTCATTTAGTTCTACTAGCAACTGAAAAATACTGTCTGTCGGGGACAAAGTATACAAATGATTCGATTACCGTAGAGAGCATTTTACAAGGGACAAATAATAACAAATGAAAGAAACAACCACATTCCTGTGAGCTGAACATGTTTATGGTAATCAATGTTTTTATTAGTCTGTTACATTACTAAATTGTGaacatataaatatatttatagtGGACTAAGTTAAGTTGGTTCCTATATTAACGAAACTACTCCTACAACTAATATAACTGGAAACAAAATACAGATAAGGGGATATggtttgttatttatttattgtCTTTCTGAAGACTAGGTCTGACATGCTCCCGCAAGATGGAGCTTCCGGGATGGAGGCCAATCTTGAAAGTTGATCCTGAGTGTGAACATGAGAGACGTGGAGGAGGTTGTTTGCCACTTGATGTCGGACAAAGTGAAAATCAAGAGTTAGGTGTTTCATACGAGAGTGGAAAACTGGATTTTTGTAGAGGTACGTTGCTCCAATATTATCACAATATATGGTTGGTGGCATTGTGTATGGCTGCCGGAGTTCTTGGAGTAGATTGGTAATCCAGTTTAATTCAGCAGCAGTATGGGCAACTGACCTGTATTCAGCCTCGGTAGAGCTGCGAGCAATGGTTTTCTGTTTTTTTGATGACTAACTTACAGGTGAGCTGCCAATGAAAACGAGATATGTAGTGGTAGAAGTGTAGTCATCAGGATTTCCTGCCCAGTCAGAATTCGAAAAGGCATGTAAAGTGGGATTGTGATTTTTTCGGAAATGTAATCCATGAGTGACGGTGCCTTTTAGATATCGTAACACCCGTTTGACAGCTGCCCGGTGTGTAACAGAAGGATTATGCATGAACTGAGACAATTTGTTAACTGTAAAAGATATGTCAGGCCAAGTAAGGGAAAGGTATTGAAGGGAGCCCATGATTTGTCGAAATTCAGTGGCATCTGTTCGTGGAGTGCCATCATTTAGAGTTAGATGTTCTTTGGGAGAGAGGGGGGTTAACACGACATTGGCTTCAAGCATATGTGTTTTGGTGAGGATATCAGTGATATATTTTTGTTGGGACAAGAAAAGGCCTTGTGAGGTATAATGTACTTCCATGCCTAAGAAATAACGGAGGGGTCCAAGGTCTTTAAGAGAAAAATGGGAGGAAAGTAAGTGAATAAAATGTGAAGTAGAGGATGGATGATTTCCTGTgatgatgatatcatcaacatagactaAAATGTAAATAATCATGGAACCATGATGATAAATAAATAGAGAGTTGTCACTGATGGAGTGGAGAAATTTGTGTTGTAACACAAAGGAACGAAGTGCCTTGTACCATTCACGTGGTGCCTGACGCAAACCATATATATGTTTTTTAAGCAAGCAAATATAATCAGGATGTTGCGCATCACGAAATCTGGGAGGTTGTTGCATAAACACAGTTTCAGTGAGATTGCCCTGAAGAAAAGCGTTATTAACATCGAGTTGTCTTAATTCCCAACCAAATTGGACAGCAAGACTGAGTATGACGCGTATCGTGGTGGGTTTAATGACCGGACTGTAGGTTTCAGAGAAGTCAATGCCAGGGCGTTGATGAAAGACCTTAGCAACAAGTCGGGCTTTATAGCGAGATATGGTACCATATGGATTGTATTTAGTGCGGAAAATCCATTTACAACCGATGACATTTTGACAAGGATTTGGTGGAACAAGGGTCCATGTGTGATTGTGTTGGAGAGCATTGTATTCAGCATTGAGGGCGTCACGTCAATGAGGGATTTTGAGTGTGTGGGTGACAGTTTTGGGCTCAGTAGAGGGTATGGAGGAACTGGTGATATGAAGATCAATGATTTGTCGAGGTTTTAAATATCCTGTTTTAGCACGGGTAATAATAACACGCGATGGAGATGGGTGTGGAGGTAGAGAGATTGTTGTAGGTGTAGAGGAAGGGGTGTTGGTTGTGGTATTTGGAGGAGATAGAGGAGGATGAGATGACGAAATGGTGCATGATGGAGACTGAGATTGAATGGGTGAGACTGGTGGTTGTGGTTCTAGAGAGGATTGTTGAACGATTGGTAAGGTGGGAGGGGATAAATGGTCGAGATCTGTGGGGGAGAATGTTTGGTTATGGAATTGGAGTAGGTTGAAGGGGAAGGATCCATTTTCAAAGGGTTCCAGAGATGGAAAGATGTGTGAGTTGAAGTAGAGCCTGGCTCTTGGATGTCCCGAAATGGAAAGATATTTTCAAAGAATACGACATGGCGAGTGACATAAGTTTTTGAGGATGTGGGATCAAGACACAAGTAAGCATTGTGGGGATTTgagtagccaagaaatatgcATTTGGTAGAGCGTGAGTGTAATTCGGAGGTTGCGTAAGGACGAAGATGTGGGTAATAGAGGCAGCCAAAGGGCCGCAATTTGTGATAATTTGGAAGTTCACGGAATAATTGTTCAAAGGGGGAATGGAACTGAAGATGGGGTGTCGGCATTCGATTAATAAGATAAACCGCTGTTTGAAATGCGGTCGTCCAATACTTGATAGGCAGAGAAGAGTGATGAAGGAGGGTCAAGTCGGTTTCAACAATATGTCGATGTTTTCGTTCGGCTATACCCATGAGTTATGGTGTGCATGGTGGAGATTTGAGATGTTGAATACCATTATTGGAGAGAAAGTGAGAGAGACCTGTATATTCGCCACCGCCATCAGAGTATACTGTTTTGATGTGTTCTTGGAAAAAAATTCAACCAGCGTTTTAAATTTTATGAACACATGAGTGATATCAGATTTTAGTTTAAGTGGATAAAACCAAGTGTACTTTGTGTAATAATccacaaaaatcacataataGCGAAAATTATCAAAGGAAATGAAGGGTGCAGGACCCCAAACATCAATATATATTACTTCAAGCGGAGAGTTACAAAGAATAGAATTTGTGCCAAATGGAAGTTTATGGCTCTTATTATTACGACAAGCATCACAATGAACATTATTAAACGTTCTCTCAGACAGTGGAATAGGAAATTTGCTAAGAAGATGATAAGATGGATGGCCTAGTCGTTGGTGCCAGAGTTCCGAGTTGTTGATTATGGAGCTATGGAGAGAGAGGACCGGAGAAGTAGGGGAGTGAACAGGCCATTCATAGACACCATTTTTATTCTGGCCGCGGACTAAAGATGCCCCCGTATTCAGATCCTTGACAATAAAATAAGTAGGGAAAAAATCAACAGAAGTAGAGTTAGTGGTGCAAAACTGAGATTCAGACAAGAGATTGTGTGAAATATGCGGTGAACATAAAACTTGATTTAAGTTAAATAGTCGTGTAGAGGTGGGTAAGGAAGTAGAGCCTGTGTGTGTGATGGGAATAGAATTACCATTGCCGACCATAATGTCTTCGTTGCCTTCATATGCAGAATGAATATAAAGATTGTTGAGGTCTGAGGTAATGTGATGAGAGGATCCTGAATCGACGATCCAAGAGTTACGGTCAGTACTGATATTGGCTTGTGGCCCGGTGAAATATGAAAATGGTTTGGCTCGTGACCTGCACACCTTGGTTGTATGGCCTGCTTTGTCACAGAGCTGGCAGATGGGTCGTCCAGATGAGGTAGGATTGGGATGCGAGTTAGGATGGGGAGCATAGTTGGCCTGGGAGTGTGGATATGAAGAAGGAGAATTATTAGTGTAGCTAGGACGAGTAGGAGGTTGGAGAGGGTTGAAAAAGGTCTTCTGGTGAGAATTGGATCCACGGTAATCACGTCGTGGTTTTTGAGCAGCCAAACGTTGTGTATGATGAGCTGTAATAGCATGTGGAAGTTTATTACCTTCGTCCTTTTTTATAAAGCTTTCATAGTCCGGGAGCTTATCATGAAGTTCTTCAAATGTCATGGCCGTCTCCCGTGCGCGAATGGCAGCATTAAACTCTTTGTAATCAGGACTTAAACCATTTAGTGTGTGTGCAACAATCTCTGCATCGCTTAGTGGGTGGCCTATGAGGGCCAAATCATCGATTAGTGTTTTGATTGTCTGTATATAATCAGCAATGGCCATTCCTTCTTGGGAAGTTTTCATCAGTGTGGACAGGAGAGTGAGCATTCTGGTGTTAGAACGATTGGCAAAGGTAGTTTCAAGTTTTTGCCAAGCATCAGATGAGGTAGAGCGGGTGGAGATAAGAGGTGCGATGGTGCCAGTTAACGAGGCTTGAATAGCCTATAGGACGAGCTGGTCACTAGCCGGTCTTGTCGCAACCATAATTTGCGCACATGGGTTGCTTGGGTATTTTCAGGTGGACATGGAAAAGAGCTGTCAACATATCCAAGTAAATCGTAACCAAAGAGAAGGTTAGTGGACTGAGATCGCCACGAGGCATAATTGCCACCCCGTGATAATTTGAAAGGTATTTGGGTAGCCGTGTTGATCGAGATGAGATTATTGTTATGAGCAGAATTATTATTTGTGGAAGAAATGACTACAGCTGGGGCGGTGGTTGAAGATTCAGAGGAAGTTGGTGATGTTGGTGCCATTATGATAAGAGAAAAAAATTGCAGGTTAAGAAGAGTGAAGAAAGTGATGAGAGTTGCAGATTAAGAAGAGTGAAAATGTAAGGGGAGAAGCTATTATGGCTTctgggctctgataccatgtGAGCTGAACATGTTTATGGTAATCAATGTTTTTATTAATCTGATACATTACTAAACTGTGAACATACAAAAATATTTATAGTGGACTAAGCTAAGTTGGTTCCTATATTAACGGAACTACTACTGCAACTAATATAACGTGGAAACAAAATACAGATAAGGGGATATGGTTTGTTATTTATTTGTTGTCTTCCTGAAGACTAGGTCTGACAATTCCAACCACTACAATTGGTTCTCACCAGAGATATGTATTGACATTGCAGGTTGGTCAAACTTTTAATCAAGTAGAGAACATATTGCATATGATCCAAATCTGAAATCCAACACGTTTTGGGTATAACTTCCTTTCTTTTCCCGAACTCTTCTTATTTTCCTATGCAGACTTGGCTTTCATTTATGCATAAATGAGATATATGAGGTTAAGTCGTAGATTGGgtttgtaagtcatatgtcatagcctatttgtatattcgaggattcaactcaactcaaataagaatgtaataagtaaatagtggatcgaccgtcagagagatctcgcaaagtaatatctgtcaaaggattcagaaacaaggttcatctacagacttgaggagttaattcactggaagaagttcaagaagttgatcatgcctcagtgatataaatcaagatcgtggatttaatcaagtgacagagatctcgtcagggtatcattaattacaaggatttaatctgaagaaaatcaaagtgtcaaagtcaagacatgaagaaacatcacggaagttagtcactcatgaaccagacagtacatcgagtgtcaacgttgaagtggtggaattgattcataattttcagtgattttcagaagatctgcagaagcatggttgctgctcaagactagaattaattctctattaattaattaagtcatctaatttaattaagaaaataaattatatctgcga carries:
- the LOC141693512 gene encoding F-box/FBD/LRR-repeat protein At1g13570-like, yielding MSRDAESSGTAVDRISNMPSNIKDLILERLSIHDAAKMGVLSTTWRDLWVTNPHLVFDDIFFSRLHNGMKRPRPSKSSRIISNILLAHIGPILNFTLHIPMCSLLHNCSDKEIWIKNISKNGVRNLKLINPSCDPYKIPSSLFSCLDLTHLNLSRCMLNPPRKFGGFCYLVNVELHRVKITGDMSFGTQLEELVLHECSGMEHLGCQFKNSNNLTLLKIETGSINKEDIDLGWFECVQKVTNLSLMRHLFQENSRIEINNLDKLLGNMSRINSLLLGGFSLESLKSDTAVLKRPMATLENLYIHSAGFCDSGDLHYVLCLIKSSPNLRYLYISLYGKVNRSKDANLSHLTALQSDMIMDQLENVEIYGMTGTKPELQFVKLLLESTPSLRLLKLNMEPRDNPLQELRIAQDLLLYPRASSRAQIIWAEIVREYGDY